One window from the genome of Paenibacillus azoreducens encodes:
- a CDS encoding Crp/Fnr family transcriptional regulator, translating into MSRIKYLSRVNLFQVLDTPDLQEIEDGIPIEPVPKGTVVYSPHTKKPMLYLVKSGTVRLYSVTAEGKELTLDVLGTGHIFGDIGSLVSDHNVHAIALEESVICTMDYEQFKFLLREKPELGIRFIEIMSARIKEVEELLEHMAYSSVRKRLLFLLYKLSTKFAENSGTEAEGAGQTEWVKLKVELTHQELASMTGNIRETVTETLNQLMAEGILKKNGSRKALWIHTERLKKALVE; encoded by the coding sequence TTGAGCAGAATCAAATATCTGTCGAGAGTCAATTTATTTCAGGTGTTGGATACGCCGGATCTGCAAGAGATTGAAGATGGCATCCCTATAGAACCTGTCCCCAAAGGAACAGTCGTTTATTCCCCGCATACCAAGAAGCCAATGTTGTATCTAGTGAAGTCCGGAACGGTCCGCCTCTATTCGGTGACGGCTGAAGGGAAAGAACTAACGCTTGATGTTTTGGGTACAGGGCATATTTTTGGCGACATCGGTTCTCTTGTATCGGATCATAACGTACACGCGATTGCCTTGGAGGAGTCCGTCATTTGTACAATGGACTATGAACAGTTCAAATTTCTCCTTCGCGAGAAGCCTGAACTCGGGATCAGGTTCATTGAGATCATGTCGGCGCGTATCAAGGAAGTGGAAGAACTCCTTGAGCATATGGCATACAGCAGCGTTAGAAAGCGTCTGCTTTTCCTGCTGTACAAACTCTCCACAAAATTCGCCGAGAATTCTGGCACGGAAGCGGAAGGGGCCGGACAAACGGAATGGGTTAAGCTTAAGGTGGAGTTGACGCATCAGGAGCTGGCCAGCATGACGGGAAATATCCGCGAAACGGTCACGGAAACACTGAATCAGCTTATGGCGGAAGGGATTTTGAAGAAAAATGGTTCCCGCAAGGCTCTGTGGATTCATACGGAACGTTTAAA
- a CDS encoding helix-turn-helix transcriptional regulator: protein MNSERRRKELGDFLRTRRSRVSPYEAGLQSSSRRRTPGLRREEVASLSGISLPWYTALEQGRDIQVSEQVLESLVRTLRLSRDERNYLFMLAKANPAVAPIKEVDESIPPALKQILDRLGTYPAFVVDRRWNVLAWNKTAGTLCGDLEQAKELERNLLWRTFMMEVSKDRIVNWENVSAMLLAHFRNRYAMYINDGWYQDLVCKLHGHSEPFRAWWERHEVAGNSEGDQVLNHPETGLLSFHYNTFMVSESR, encoded by the coding sequence ATGAACTCAGAACGAAGACGAAAGGAACTTGGCGATTTTCTGCGGACCCGCCGCTCCAGGGTTTCCCCGTATGAGGCGGGGCTGCAATCATCCTCGCGCCGCCGGACGCCAGGCTTAAGGCGGGAAGAGGTTGCAAGTTTGTCCGGCATTTCTTTGCCATGGTACACGGCACTTGAACAGGGACGGGATATACAGGTGTCCGAGCAGGTACTGGAAAGCCTGGTGCGGACTCTTCGGCTGAGCCGCGATGAACGCAATTATCTATTCATGCTGGCCAAGGCCAACCCGGCTGTAGCTCCCATTAAGGAAGTGGATGAATCCATTCCCCCGGCGCTTAAGCAGATCCTCGACAGGTTGGGGACCTATCCCGCTTTTGTCGTCGACAGACGGTGGAATGTTCTGGCTTGGAACAAGACGGCGGGTACTTTATGCGGGGATTTGGAACAGGCGAAAGAACTCGAGCGAAATCTCCTATGGCGAACCTTCATGATGGAAGTCTCCAAAGACCGCATCGTTAACTGGGAAAATGTCTCTGCAATGCTGCTGGCGCATTTTAGAAACCGTTATGCCATGTATATAAACGATGGATGGTATCAAGACTTAGTCTGCAAACTGCACGGTCACAGCGAGCCTTTCCGGGCATGGTGGGAACGGCATGAGGTTGCCGGGAACTCGGAAGGAGACCAGGTGCTTAATCATCCTGAGACAGGTTTGTTGTCTTTTCACTACAACACGTTTATGGTATCTGAAAGCAGATGA
- a CDS encoding DoxX family protein codes for MYYVLIIGQFILIAMFAFSAYMKFSRNKTMVHHWEEYRYPMWFMFATASLELLGVLGLITAFWIPGLLKAAALLLAVLMIGAVHAHLFRAKHKPAMAVNALVMLAIAVVLLCV; via the coding sequence TTGTATTATGTACTCATCATCGGTCAATTCATATTGATTGCCATGTTCGCGTTCTCCGCCTACATGAAATTTTCCCGTAACAAAACCATGGTACATCACTGGGAGGAGTACCGCTATCCAATGTGGTTTATGTTCGCAACCGCATCATTGGAGCTTCTGGGCGTACTTGGGCTTATTACGGCTTTCTGGATCCCGGGACTGCTCAAGGCGGCGGCGCTGCTCCTTGCGGTGCTGATGATCGGAGCGGTTCATGCCCATCTTTTCCGTGCCAAACATAAGCCTGCCATGGCGGTCAATGCGCTAGTGATGCTTGCTATAGCTGTCGTTTTGTTATGTGTCTGA
- a CDS encoding SDR family oxidoreductase: METTEQIRHDRTLQGKRVILLGGTSGAGFATAAAAAKEGASVVVVSSRKERVDAALLRLPRNAEGYAVDLANEEEIRGFFSQIGAFDHLVFTAGDPLLVENIGAIDLDSARKSFELRYWGAYMAAKFGSEKIRPGGSITLTSGVAGAKPPKGFTIPASICGSIEALTRALAVELQPLRVNAVSFGLMRTEMWNHIPEEDRNIMYETSGQAIPVGRVGEPEDAAEAFLYLMREHYSTGQTIVVDGGSILA; the protein is encoded by the coding sequence ATGGAAACAACTGAACAAATCAGGCATGACCGTACTTTACAAGGAAAACGGGTGATTCTTCTTGGGGGAACATCGGGTGCCGGATTCGCAACCGCCGCAGCCGCTGCCAAAGAAGGTGCTTCCGTCGTTGTCGTATCCAGCCGCAAAGAACGTGTTGACGCTGCGCTTTTGCGCCTGCCCCGCAATGCGGAGGGGTATGCGGTGGATCTGGCAAATGAAGAAGAGATCCGCGGCTTTTTCAGCCAAATCGGCGCATTTGACCATTTGGTGTTTACGGCCGGCGACCCATTGCTGGTGGAAAATATCGGCGCAATCGATCTGGATTCGGCCCGCAAATCCTTTGAACTGCGGTATTGGGGAGCTTATATGGCCGCTAAATTCGGCAGCGAAAAGATCAGGCCGGGCGGATCCATCACGTTAACCAGCGGCGTTGCCGGAGCCAAGCCGCCGAAAGGTTTCACCATTCCTGCCAGCATATGCGGCTCGATCGAAGCCTTGACCCGGGCGCTGGCGGTTGAACTGCAGCCGCTGCGTGTCAATGCCGTGTCTTTCGGGCTTATGCGCACCGAGATGTGGAACCATATCCCCGAGGAAGACCGGAACATCATGTATGAAACATCCGGCCAAGCCATCCCTGTCGGCCGGGTAGGTGAACCTGAAGACGCCGCGGAAGCCTTTCTGTATTTGATGCGGGAGCATTACTCTACCGGCCAAACGATTGTTGTGGATGGAGGTTCCATATTGGCGTAA
- a CDS encoding DUF4179 domain-containing protein, with translation MSQDNRIKQEIEKIEIPKELHERSLLGVRQAKRELSVKSRVVKAIKVAGITAAGLVLAVALGTAASPTFADYVKSWFSLHHTDEGLKQAADEGFAEQINKEVTDQGITFKVKEAIHDAFRISVLYGIERDGKPMDPARLFDTFIPNGPDDNPYVNRYEVVDEQGNVLPLSLQQMRVEQNQILFMSLDDLLKGRELQSMSDLPDRIIVRFDINQIGSTYGKWHLEVPIDLTKAKASTTLIPINKRYISPMGFSVDFKQLRHGPSKSEVVLQVNETQDWRKGKKSDPMLRYEVKNRQGSIVAAFDGINRPDLGLGDFNLIKKYWSSQGERGHMTYAHPFLPFTDKQDLTLNLTSVYWLERLPEEVSVKLQPEILAEHPLVKEVNGKSITFKARVKTEKAPELLQNGRSVFEGEGWILEADQQLGSDVIDIEWHIKDGQGQEIQVPSEVLLEQDAEGNDRNRKLFFFPNTVRKPDNLTLSTDTWTKKAPIDWSIPLVPSSEPLPPVHQEPVYEMTVEDLKPGIVAKAEQALHELVPDKPSRLFGVADYSDRWFLYARDNSGSIVIVDKKTAEPIIVQRVVPYSELDQNLRQTVEDTLSQMKPEQPIVFKEAIRDRSQKRNRWLFSSEQAGITIDVATGKVEEAFIRYAPGHFEEQAKAAAEQAYQVFSQSKPLQFTGMTRKMTPKEHVWELDREMNPYVKVGVRTNRVWSVEQSYKNDDPGDEAAARKKYAVPLYTKEQAVAKVGAMVQSIFGLRLEGYEMSVKLNEYTFTKKDSMTMKGTVNAKGDFWKLELIPSEGIQD, from the coding sequence GTGAGCCAAGACAATCGGATTAAACAAGAGATCGAGAAGATTGAAATTCCGAAGGAACTGCATGAGCGCAGCCTATTGGGGGTTCGGCAGGCCAAACGGGAGCTCTCGGTGAAAAGCAGGGTCGTGAAAGCTATCAAAGTCGCAGGCATCACTGCCGCAGGCCTTGTGTTGGCCGTTGCTTTGGGAACGGCTGCATCTCCAACGTTCGCAGATTACGTGAAATCGTGGTTTTCGCTTCATCATACGGACGAAGGGCTCAAACAAGCGGCGGATGAGGGATTTGCGGAGCAAATCAACAAGGAGGTAACGGATCAAGGAATCACGTTCAAGGTAAAAGAGGCGATTCATGATGCGTTCCGCATTTCGGTCTTGTACGGCATTGAGCGGGATGGCAAGCCCATGGACCCGGCCCGGCTGTTTGATACGTTCATTCCAAACGGACCTGACGATAACCCATACGTCAATCGGTATGAAGTCGTCGACGAGCAGGGGAATGTGCTTCCTTTGAGTCTTCAGCAAATGCGGGTGGAACAGAACCAAATATTGTTCATGTCCCTTGACGATCTTCTGAAGGGCCGGGAGCTGCAGTCGATGTCCGATCTCCCGGACCGGATCATCGTGCGCTTCGACATCAATCAGATCGGCAGTACCTATGGGAAATGGCATCTGGAGGTACCCATCGATTTGACGAAGGCAAAGGCCTCGACGACTTTGATTCCCATTAACAAGCGGTATATATCGCCGATGGGCTTCAGCGTGGACTTTAAGCAGCTCCGCCATGGACCAAGCAAGTCGGAAGTCGTGCTGCAAGTCAATGAAACGCAAGACTGGAGAAAAGGGAAGAAAAGCGATCCGATGCTCCGGTATGAGGTGAAGAACCGCCAAGGCAGCATTGTCGCCGCATTTGACGGCATAAACCGTCCGGATCTGGGCCTCGGGGACTTCAATCTGATTAAGAAGTACTGGAGCAGCCAAGGAGAGCGGGGGCATATGACATATGCACATCCATTTTTGCCTTTCACAGACAAGCAGGATTTGACGTTAAATCTGACTTCCGTTTACTGGCTGGAACGGCTGCCTGAGGAGGTATCCGTGAAGCTTCAGCCGGAGATACTGGCAGAACATCCGTTGGTGAAGGAGGTGAATGGGAAGAGTATTACGTTCAAAGCGCGAGTTAAGACGGAAAAAGCGCCTGAGCTGCTCCAGAATGGCCGCAGCGTTTTTGAAGGAGAAGGTTGGATACTGGAAGCGGATCAACAGCTTGGTTCCGATGTCATCGATATCGAGTGGCACATTAAGGATGGGCAGGGTCAAGAGATCCAGGTGCCGTCAGAAGTGCTTTTGGAACAAGACGCAGAAGGAAATGACCGAAATCGCAAATTGTTCTTTTTTCCGAATACTGTGCGGAAGCCTGACAATCTGACATTGTCCACGGATACCTGGACGAAAAAGGCCCCGATCGATTGGAGTATTCCGCTTGTCCCATCATCAGAGCCGCTCCCGCCGGTTCATCAAGAACCGGTATATGAGATGACCGTAGAAGATTTGAAACCAGGCATTGTTGCCAAGGCGGAGCAAGCATTGCATGAGCTGGTTCCGGATAAGCCGTCACGGCTCTTTGGCGTCGCCGATTATTCGGATCGTTGGTTCCTGTACGCCAGGGACAACAGCGGCAGCATCGTCATCGTAGACAAAAAAACGGCTGAACCGATCATTGTCCAGCGCGTGGTTCCATACAGCGAGTTGGATCAGAATCTTCGTCAGACCGTAGAGGATACGCTGAGTCAGATGAAACCCGAGCAACCGATCGTGTTTAAGGAAGCCATACGGGACCGATCGCAGAAGCGGAATCGCTGGTTGTTCAGCTCTGAGCAGGCCGGGATTACGATTGATGTTGCGACGGGCAAGGTGGAGGAAGCATTCATCCGTTATGCGCCGGGACATTTTGAAGAGCAGGCCAAGGCAGCCGCGGAGCAGGCTTATCAAGTATTTTCGCAGAGCAAGCCACTACAGTTCACCGGCATGACCCGGAAAATGACGCCGAAGGAACATGTCTGGGAGCTGGATCGGGAGATGAATCCTTACGTGAAGGTTGGCGTACGAACAAACCGGGTATGGTCGGTGGAACAGAGCTATAAAAATGATGATCCAGGAGACGAGGCTGCTGCCCGGAAGAAGTATGCCGTACCGCTTTATACGAAAGAGCAGGCTGTTGCGAAGGTGGGAGCCATGGTCCAGTCCATATTCGGACTCCGTCTGGAAGGATACGAGATGAGCGTGAAACTGAACGAGTACACCTTTACGAAAAAGGACTCCATGACGATGAAAGGCACCGTCAACGCCAAGGGCGATTTCTGGAAGCTGGAGCTGATCCCAAGCGAAGGAATTCAAGATTAA